The DNA segment CCGAATTCACAATTCGATGGACCTTTTGGCACCTGAATCGTCCCAAGCAGTTTTCCCTGCGGGTTAAATACTTGCACGCCTGTTGCTGCTGCGATGTACAGATTGCCGCGACTGTCCACGGCACAGCCGTCGCCACCGCCCCCTTTCTTGCCAGTCGGCTGATCGATCGTGCAGAACTTGCCTCCCGGGCCAAGCTTGCCGGGCGACATCACCGGGTAGGCCAGCATTTCCTCTCGCAAGAACGTGATCACGTACAAAGTCTTCTCGTCCGGCGAGAGAATGATTCCGTTCGGGCCTACGACGTCGTCGATCAATCGTGTCAACTTGCCGTTGGCCGCAATGTAGAACACGCCGTGTACGCCCTGGTTTGACTTTCCATCAAGCGAAAACGACGGATCGGTGAAGTACACCCCTCCGGTGGCATCAATGACCAGATCATTCGGCCCGTTTAGGGGTTTGCCGTCGTATTCGGCAGCCAAGACGCGCTCGGTCTTTGTCACGGGGGACCAGGCGACGACACCGTTGCGCTGGCAACAGACAATCTCGCCCGCGGCGTTGAACATCTGACCATTGGCATGATTCGTTTCCGAGCGAAACAGCGAGGTCTTGTTGCC comes from the Pirellulales bacterium genome and includes:
- a CDS encoding SMP-30/gluconolactonase/LRE family protein — protein: MRVHRFARHLTIACLAGSLSLVSTTATLAADQTGKLIPGIGATGAPVELAGTFKFTEGPAADKDGVIYFSDVPADKVFKVEPGNKTSLFRSETNHANGQMFNAAGEIVCCQRNGVVAWSPVTKTERVLAAEYDGKPLNGPNDLVIDATGGVYFTDPSFSLDGKSNQGVHGVFYIAANGKLTRLIDDVVGPNGIILSPDEKTLYVITFLREEMLAYPVMSPGKLGPGGKFCTIDQPTGKKGGGGDGCAVDSRGNLYIAAATGVQVFNPQGKLLGTIQVPKGPSNCEFGGPDLKTLYVTARTSVYAVPMEVAGHRFPGGAKK